One Streptomyces sp. ML-6 genomic region harbors:
- a CDS encoding sensor histidine kinase: protein MQRLYDFLRRHPLGVDCFWAVVLFGVSGMSMVGIRESGTARAAAFPIILGLCVVVALRRRAPEKMLLLAIAMGVAQLVTGFGPGLQNFAMLVIVFTVATVGERWASRLALICSLGAAGLAKLRWQDEVQQTSWAEAVFVVIVLTVPFVLAWVLGDSMRTRRAYFDQLEERAARLEREREAQAKVAVAAERARIARELHDVVAHNVSVMVVQADGAAYVMDVAPDQAKQALETISGTGRQALAEMRRLLGVLRTGDAPESGEYVPQPDVEQIEDLIEQVRQTGLPVDFKVEGTPRPLPSGVELTAYRIVQEALTNTRKHGGPDAGASVRLVYFDDGLGLLVEDDGRGAAHELYADGGADGAGHGMIGMRERVGMVGGTLDAGPRPGGGFRISALLPLKPAH, encoded by the coding sequence GTGCAGCGTCTCTACGATTTTCTCCGCAGACACCCGCTGGGCGTCGACTGCTTCTGGGCCGTCGTCCTCTTCGGGGTCTCCGGCATGTCCATGGTGGGCATCCGGGAGAGCGGTACGGCGCGGGCCGCTGCCTTCCCGATCATCCTCGGCCTCTGCGTCGTCGTCGCGCTGCGCCGGCGCGCGCCGGAGAAGATGCTGCTGCTCGCCATCGCGATGGGGGTGGCGCAGCTGGTCACGGGGTTCGGGCCCGGCCTCCAGAACTTCGCCATGCTGGTCATCGTCTTCACCGTGGCCACCGTGGGGGAGCGCTGGGCGTCCCGGCTCGCGCTGATCTGCAGCCTGGGCGCGGCGGGCCTGGCCAAGCTGCGCTGGCAGGACGAGGTGCAGCAGACCAGCTGGGCCGAGGCGGTCTTCGTGGTCATCGTGCTGACCGTGCCGTTCGTGCTCGCCTGGGTGCTCGGCGACTCGATGCGGACCCGGCGGGCCTACTTCGACCAGCTGGAGGAGCGGGCCGCCCGGCTGGAGCGGGAGCGCGAGGCGCAGGCGAAGGTCGCGGTGGCGGCCGAGCGGGCCCGGATCGCCCGCGAGCTCCACGACGTCGTGGCGCACAACGTGTCGGTGATGGTGGTGCAGGCCGACGGCGCGGCGTACGTCATGGACGTGGCCCCCGACCAGGCCAAACAGGCCCTGGAGACGATCTCCGGCACCGGCCGGCAGGCGCTCGCCGAGATGCGGCGGCTGCTCGGGGTGCTGCGGACCGGTGACGCCCCGGAGAGCGGGGAGTACGTCCCGCAGCCCGACGTGGAGCAGATCGAGGACCTGATCGAACAGGTCCGGCAGACCGGCCTGCCCGTCGACTTCAAGGTCGAGGGGACCCCGCGCCCGCTGCCCAGCGGCGTCGAGCTGACCGCGTACCGCATCGTGCAGGAGGCCCTGACCAACACCCGCAAGCACGGCGGCCCGGACGCCGGGGCCAGCGTGCGGCTGGTCTACTTCGACGACGGGCTCGGGCTGCTCGTCGAGGACGACGGACGGGGCGCGGCGCACGAGCTGTACGCGGACGGCGGCGCCGACGGCGCGGGGCACGGCATGATCGGCATGCGGGAGCGGGTCGGCATGGTCGGCGGCACACTGGACGCCGGGCCACGGCCGGGCGGCGGCTTCCGGATCAGCGCGCTGCTGCCGCTGAAACCGGCCCACTAG
- a CDS encoding response regulator transcription factor: MAIRVMLVDDQVLLRTGFRMVLAAQPDMEVVAEAGDGAEAIENLRATAVDVVLMDVRMPRLDGVEATRRICAQPNAPKVLILTTFDLDEYAFSGLKAGASGFMLKDVPPAELLTAIRSVHSGDAVVAPSTTRRLLDRFSALLPTGNSEPQHKDIARLTEREREVMLLVAQGLSNGEIAARLVLSEATVKTHVGRILTKLGLRDRVQVVVLAYETGLVRAGGGAG; the protein is encoded by the coding sequence ATGGCGATCCGCGTGATGCTCGTCGACGACCAGGTGCTGCTGCGCACCGGCTTCCGGATGGTGCTCGCGGCCCAGCCGGACATGGAGGTCGTGGCCGAGGCCGGTGACGGCGCGGAGGCGATCGAGAACCTCCGCGCCACCGCCGTCGACGTGGTGCTGATGGACGTGCGGATGCCGAGGCTGGACGGCGTCGAGGCCACCCGCCGCATCTGCGCGCAGCCGAACGCCCCCAAGGTGCTCATCCTGACCACCTTCGACCTCGACGAGTACGCGTTCTCCGGGCTGAAGGCCGGGGCGAGCGGCTTCATGCTCAAGGACGTGCCGCCCGCCGAACTGCTCACCGCCATCCGCTCCGTGCACAGCGGCGACGCGGTCGTCGCCCCCTCCACCACCCGCCGGCTGCTCGACCGGTTCTCCGCGCTGCTGCCGACCGGCAACAGCGAGCCGCAGCACAAGGACATCGCCAGGCTCACCGAACGCGAGCGCGAGGTGATGCTGCTGGTCGCCCAGGGCCTGTCGAACGGCGAGATCGCGGCGCGTCTGGTGCTCTCCGAGGCGACCGTGAAGACGCACGTCGGCCGCATCCTCACCAAGCTGGGCCTGCGCGACCGGGTGCAGGTCGTGGTCCTCGCGTACGAGACGGGACTGGTCCGGGCCGGGGGCGGGGCGGGCTGA
- a CDS encoding ABC transporter permease — translation MAAGQNCLVTNDWICGEYLRSRSQELTDATVQHIWITAVSVLIGLVVAFPLALLARRGRRFAGPVLGLTTVLYTVPSLAMFSLLLPLFGLSAALVVTGLVLYSLTVLVRNILAGLEAVPPEAKEAARGMGYGPVRLLWEVEVPLALPALMAGVRIATVSTIALTTVGSIIGKGGLGNLIGDALPSFFKAQVLTASVLCVLLAVAADLLLLGVQRLLTPWTRIRTPRADTAAAAEAV, via the coding sequence ATGGCCGCGGGACAGAACTGCCTGGTGACGAACGACTGGATCTGCGGGGAGTATCTCCGTTCCCGGAGCCAGGAGTTGACCGATGCGACGGTCCAGCACATCTGGATCACGGCGGTATCGGTGCTGATCGGACTCGTGGTGGCCTTTCCGCTGGCGCTGCTCGCGCGCCGCGGCCGCCGTTTCGCCGGGCCCGTGCTCGGGCTGACGACGGTGCTCTACACGGTGCCCTCGCTCGCCATGTTCTCGTTGCTGCTGCCGCTGTTCGGGCTCTCCGCCGCGCTGGTGGTCACCGGACTGGTGCTGTATTCGCTGACCGTCCTGGTGCGGAACATCCTGGCGGGCCTGGAGGCTGTTCCGCCGGAGGCGAAGGAAGCCGCGAGAGGCATGGGCTACGGGCCGGTGCGGCTGCTGTGGGAGGTGGAAGTCCCGCTGGCGCTGCCCGCGTTGATGGCCGGGGTGCGAATCGCCACGGTCTCGACGATCGCGCTGACGACGGTCGGGTCGATCATCGGAAAGGGCGGCCTCGGCAATCTCATCGGGGACGCGCTGCCCAGCTTTTTCAAGGCCCAGGTGCTCACGGCCTCGGTGCTGTGCGTGCTGCTCGCGGTGGCCGCGGACCTGCTGCTGCTCGGTGTGCAGCGGCTGCTGACCCCCTGGACCCGCATACGCACCCCGCGGGCGGACACCGCCGCCGCGGCCGAGGCGGTCTGA
- a CDS encoding SAM-dependent methyltransferase: MTDEWRGWRVAAETALYGDGGFYRSPEGPAGHFRTSVHTGPLFASAVAALLVRTARELGTGEVDLVDLGAGRGELLTGVLAALPAAGAGDLTVRAYAVELAGRPPGLDPRIEWRAAPPPGTRGLLFANEWLDNVPTEVAETDADGVERYVLVRAADGAERLGAPVTGADAEWLRRWWPSAGPGGRAEIGRPRDEAWAAAVSTLAAGLAVAVDYAHRREARPPFGTLTGFRAGREVRPVPDGRCDLTSHVALDACAAAGGEAAGAPPEILTQREALRGLGIDGGRPPLALASSDPAGYLRALASAGEAAELTARGGLGDFGWLMQRRG, translated from the coding sequence GTGACGGATGAGTGGCGTGGGTGGCGTGTGGCGGCGGAGACCGCCCTGTACGGGGACGGGGGGTTCTACCGGAGCCCCGAGGGGCCTGCGGGCCACTTCCGCACCTCCGTCCACACGGGCCCGCTCTTCGCCTCCGCCGTGGCCGCGCTGCTGGTCCGGACGGCGCGGGAGCTGGGCACCGGCGAGGTCGACCTGGTGGATCTGGGGGCCGGGCGGGGCGAGCTGCTGACCGGGGTGCTGGCCGCGCTGCCGGCCGCGGGCGCCGGGGACCTCACCGTACGGGCGTACGCCGTGGAGCTGGCCGGCCGGCCGCCCGGCCTGGATCCCCGGATCGAGTGGCGCGCCGCACCGCCGCCGGGGACGCGCGGCCTGCTGTTCGCCAACGAGTGGCTGGACAACGTCCCGACGGAGGTGGCCGAGACCGACGCGGACGGCGTCGAGCGGTACGTCCTCGTACGGGCGGCGGACGGCGCGGAGCGGCTGGGCGCACCGGTGACCGGGGCGGACGCCGAGTGGCTGCGCCGCTGGTGGCCGTCGGCCGGGCCGGGCGGCCGGGCGGAGATCGGCCGCCCCCGCGACGAGGCGTGGGCGGCGGCGGTGTCCACGCTGGCCGCGGGGCTCGCGGTGGCGGTGGACTACGCGCACCGGCGGGAGGCCCGGCCCCCCTTCGGCACGCTCACCGGCTTCCGGGCCGGGCGCGAGGTCCGGCCGGTGCCGGACGGCCGCTGCGACCTCACCTCGCACGTGGCCCTGGACGCGTGCGCGGCGGCGGGCGGGGAGGCGGCCGGCGCGCCGCCCGAGATCCTGACCCAGCGCGAGGCGCTGCGCGGGCTCGGCATCGACGGCGGGCGCCCGCCGCTGGCCCTGGCGTCGAGCGACCCGGCCGGTTACCTGCGGGCCCTCGCCTCGGCGGGCGAGGCGGCGGAACTGACGGCCCGGGGCGGCCTGGGCGACTTCGGCTGGCTGATGCAGCGCAGGGGCTGA
- a CDS encoding ABC transporter substrate-binding protein, with protein MSKTSRIAGAVIGMVALAGSLAACGGDSLEKEKNGRGSSGASAGSGSGKKGSLVVGAASFTESKVLAELYAQILRDTGYRTSVTTVANRELYEPSLEKGEIDIVPEYAATIAEFLNAKVNGAKEAAKKPVASGDPVATVAALEKLAGPRGLKVLPAGRAVDQNAFAVTREFAGKNKLKTLSDLGRAKIGVKIAAGDECEVRPFCAPGLKKTYGIDVTGIDPKGVGTPQAKQAVKDGKDQLVLTTTTDAVLDSYDLVFLEDDKKLQNADNVLPVVNAKDAGAQDIADTLGKLTEALTTEDLAELNRKVDAERAKPADVAADYLRSKGLVGK; from the coding sequence ATGAGCAAGACCTCGCGCATAGCCGGTGCGGTCATCGGCATGGTCGCGCTGGCCGGGTCGCTCGCCGCCTGCGGCGGCGACAGCCTGGAGAAGGAGAAGAACGGCCGGGGCTCCTCCGGCGCCTCCGCGGGCTCGGGCTCGGGAAAGAAGGGGTCGCTCGTCGTCGGCGCGGCCTCCTTCACCGAGTCCAAGGTGCTCGCGGAGCTGTACGCGCAGATCCTGCGCGACACCGGATACCGCACCTCCGTCACCACGGTGGCCAACCGGGAACTGTACGAACCGTCCCTGGAGAAGGGCGAGATCGACATCGTCCCGGAATACGCCGCCACGATCGCCGAATTCCTCAATGCCAAGGTGAACGGTGCGAAGGAGGCGGCGAAGAAGCCGGTCGCCTCCGGTGACCCGGTGGCCACCGTCGCGGCGCTGGAGAAGCTCGCCGGCCCGCGCGGACTGAAGGTGCTCCCGGCCGGCCGGGCCGTCGACCAGAACGCCTTCGCGGTGACGCGGGAATTCGCCGGGAAGAACAAGCTCAAGACCCTTTCCGACCTCGGCCGGGCGAAGATCGGGGTGAAGATCGCGGCGGGCGACGAGTGCGAGGTGCGGCCGTTCTGCGCACCGGGTCTGAAGAAGACCTACGGCATCGACGTCACCGGTATCGATCCCAAGGGAGTCGGTACGCCGCAGGCCAAACAGGCCGTCAAGGACGGCAAGGACCAGTTGGTCCTCACCACGACCACGGACGCGGTGCTGGACAGTTACGACCTGGTGTTCCTGGAGGACGACAAGAAGCTCCAGAACGCGGACAACGTACTGCCGGTGGTCAATGCGAAGGACGCGGGCGCACAGGACATCGCCGACACCCTCGGCAAGCTCACCGAGGCGCTCACCACCGAGGATCTCGCGGAACTGAACCGCAAGGTCGATGCGGAGCGCGCAAAACCCGCCGATGTGGCCGCGGACTATCTGCGGTCGAAGGGCCTTGTCGGTAAGTAG
- a CDS encoding ABC transporter permease gives MGVLGEAWTWLTTGANWSGESGVSHRLGEHLYVSGVALVLACAIALPVGLYLGHIGKGGALAVNISNVGRAIPVFAVLSLFMVSPLRNAGYAPTIIALVLFAVPPLLTNAYVGMTEVDRSVTEAARGMGMSGRQLFVRVELPLAHPMIMTGVRSAAVQVVATATIAALAGLGGLGRIITAGFNTYNTPQVVAGALLVAVLALLVEAVLMGLDRLLSPLRRRRTA, from the coding sequence ATGGGAGTTCTCGGCGAGGCATGGACCTGGCTCACCACCGGCGCCAACTGGTCGGGGGAGAGCGGCGTGTCCCACCGGCTCGGTGAGCACCTGTACGTCAGCGGCGTCGCGCTCGTCCTGGCGTGCGCGATCGCGCTGCCGGTGGGGCTGTACCTCGGGCACATCGGGAAGGGCGGCGCACTGGCCGTCAACATCTCCAACGTGGGGCGGGCGATCCCGGTCTTCGCGGTGCTGTCCCTCTTCATGGTCTCGCCGCTGCGCAACGCCGGATACGCGCCGACGATCATCGCGCTGGTGCTGTTCGCCGTGCCGCCCCTGCTGACCAACGCCTACGTCGGGATGACGGAGGTGGACCGGTCGGTGACCGAGGCGGCGCGCGGCATGGGGATGTCCGGCCGGCAGCTCTTCGTACGGGTCGAGCTCCCGCTGGCCCACCCGATGATCATGACCGGGGTGCGGTCCGCGGCGGTCCAGGTGGTGGCCACGGCCACGATCGCCGCACTGGCCGGTCTGGGCGGCCTGGGCCGGATCATCACCGCCGGGTTCAACACCTACAACACCCCCCAGGTGGTCGCCGGGGCGCTGCTGGTCGCCGTGCTCGCGCTGCTGGTGGAGGCGGTGCTGATGGGCCTGGACCGGCTGCTGTCGCCGCTGCGCCGCCGCCGGACGGCGTAA
- a CDS encoding DUF5937 family protein: MHIDIAGLAPEHIVFRTSPLAELGLALHALAEPGHHPGLHGWATATASALEPDLADRLHEAEFLWRNTFSDVFMAFAGVPGSGGRTGATLAEDLDILDRMDDERFVAAALEFTCSRRYGEGAPSPLGDATMRARALDMAAARGPRQVEFTQQLLAGPAPVRRWIRRLFEDCDQAFFAETWQRVRVQLVADARHKTDLLRRKGIGEAMAAVSPALSLDETGTRINADKLIEGRTSAVDPATGPGLTLIPSTFGWPHLNLLHAPGWRPVIHYPVHQPELPSPASVELLQLRMEALAHPMRMRLCRHLARSPYTTGELADTHGITAPEVSRHLAVLKKAGLVITRRRGRYVLHQLDLTSVARLGSDFLEGILR, translated from the coding sequence GTGCACATCGACATCGCCGGGCTGGCGCCCGAGCACATCGTCTTCCGGACCTCTCCCCTGGCCGAACTGGGGCTTGCCCTGCACGCCCTCGCCGAGCCCGGCCACCACCCGGGGCTGCACGGCTGGGCGACGGCGACCGCCAGCGCGCTGGAGCCCGACCTCGCCGACCGGCTCCACGAGGCCGAGTTCCTGTGGCGCAACACGTTCTCGGACGTCTTCATGGCGTTCGCCGGGGTCCCCGGCAGCGGCGGCAGGACGGGCGCGACCCTCGCCGAGGACCTGGACATCCTCGACCGGATGGACGACGAGCGGTTCGTCGCCGCCGCCCTGGAGTTCACCTGCTCCCGGCGGTACGGGGAGGGCGCGCCCTCCCCGCTGGGCGACGCGACGATGCGGGCCCGCGCCCTGGACATGGCGGCGGCGCGCGGCCCCCGGCAGGTGGAGTTCACCCAGCAGCTGCTGGCCGGCCCCGCCCCCGTGCGCCGCTGGATCCGGCGCCTCTTCGAGGACTGCGACCAGGCGTTCTTCGCCGAGACCTGGCAGCGGGTGCGGGTCCAGCTGGTCGCCGACGCCCGGCACAAGACGGACCTGCTGCGGCGCAAGGGCATCGGCGAGGCGATGGCGGCGGTCTCCCCGGCGCTGTCGCTCGACGAGACCGGGACCCGGATCAACGCCGACAAGCTGATCGAGGGCCGGACCAGCGCGGTCGACCCGGCCACCGGCCCCGGGCTCACCCTCATCCCGTCCACCTTCGGCTGGCCGCACCTGAACCTGCTGCACGCGCCGGGCTGGCGGCCGGTGATCCACTACCCGGTGCACCAGCCCGAGCTGCCCTCCCCCGCCTCCGTGGAACTGCTCCAGCTGCGCATGGAGGCGCTGGCCCACCCGATGCGGATGCGCCTGTGCCGCCACCTCGCCCGTTCCCCGTACACGACCGGGGAGCTCGCCGACACGCACGGCATCACGGCGCCCGAGGTCTCCCGGCACCTCGCGGTGCTGAAGAAGGCGGGTCTGGTCATCACCCGGCGGCGCGGCCGGTACGTGCTGCACCAGCTGGACCTGACCTCGGTGGCGCGGCTCGGCAGCGACTTCCTGGAGGGCATCCTGCGCTGA
- a CDS encoding DUF2520 domain-containing protein, with the protein MNATGPKEPLDARDRPARLTVGVVGAGRVGPALAASLQLAGHRPVAVSGVSDASRRRAAALLPDVPLVPPAEVLARAELVLLTVPDDTLPGLVEGLAGTGAVRPGQLIVHTSGRYGTRVLDPALRAGALPLALHPAMTFTGSPVDVQRLAGCSFGVTAPEELRLAAEALVIEMGGEPEWIAEESRPLYHAALALGANHLVTLVAQAMELLRTAGVSAPDRMLGPLLGAALDNALRSGDDALTGPVARGDAGTVAAHLDELRRHAPQTVAGYVAMARATADRALAHGMLKPEPAEALLGVLADGTGSTGPQESR; encoded by the coding sequence GTGAATGCAACAGGTCCCAAGGAACCCCTCGACGCGAGGGACCGCCCCGCCCGTCTGACCGTCGGCGTCGTGGGTGCGGGCCGGGTGGGCCCCGCCCTCGCCGCGTCCCTGCAGCTCGCCGGGCACCGGCCGGTCGCCGTGTCGGGCGTCTCGGACGCCTCCCGGCGCAGGGCCGCCGCCCTGCTCCCCGACGTCCCCCTGGTGCCGCCCGCCGAGGTCCTCGCGCGGGCCGAGCTGGTCCTGCTGACCGTTCCCGACGACACCCTGCCCGGCCTGGTCGAGGGCCTCGCCGGGACCGGCGCGGTACGGCCGGGCCAGCTGATCGTCCACACGTCGGGGCGGTACGGCACCCGGGTCCTGGACCCGGCGCTGCGGGCCGGGGCCCTGCCGCTGGCCCTGCACCCGGCGATGACGTTCACCGGCAGCCCCGTCGACGTCCAGCGACTGGCCGGCTGCTCCTTCGGCGTGACCGCCCCCGAGGAGCTGCGGCTCGCCGCCGAGGCGCTGGTCATCGAGATGGGCGGCGAACCCGAGTGGATCGCGGAGGAGTCCCGTCCGCTCTACCACGCGGCGCTCGCCCTCGGCGCGAACCACCTGGTCACCCTGGTCGCCCAGGCGATGGAGCTGCTGCGCACGGCGGGCGTCTCGGCCCCCGACCGGATGCTCGGCCCGCTGCTGGGCGCCGCGCTCGACAACGCCCTGCGCTCCGGCGACGACGCCCTGACTGGCCCGGTGGCCCGCGGCGACGCCGGCACGGTCGCCGCGCACCTCGACGAGCTGCGCAGGCACGCGCCGCAGACCGTCGCCGGGTACGTGGCGATGGCCCGCGCCACCGCCGACCGCGCACTCGCCCACGGCATGCTCAAGCCGGAGCCGGCCGAGGCCCTGCTCGGGGTCCTGGCCGACGGCACGGGCAGCACCGGCCCCCAGGAGTCCCGATGA
- a CDS encoding NADH-quinone oxidoreductase subunit D: protein MTETTVGIGGAAESTDMVLNIGPQHPSTHGVLRLRIVLDGERVQHAEPVVGYMHRGAEKLFEARDYRQIVMLANRHDWLSAFSNELGVVMAVERMLGMEVPERAVWTRTLLAELNRVLNHLMFLGSYPLELGGITPVFHAFREREDLQAVMEEISGGRMHYMFNRVGGLKEDLPAGWTGRVRDAVAAARSRMDVYDDLVLGNEIFRGRTRGVGVLSADAVHAYGVSGPIARASGVDFDLRRDEPYLAYGELRDTLKVVTRDAGDCLARFECLLEQTHNSLDLADACLDRLADLPPGPVNQRLPKVLKAPEGHTYAWTENPLGINGYYLVSKGEKTPYRLKLRSASYNNIQALTELLPGTLVADMVAILGSLFFVVGDIDK, encoded by the coding sequence ATGACGGAGACGACAGTCGGCATCGGCGGCGCGGCGGAGAGCACCGACATGGTGCTCAACATCGGCCCCCAGCACCCTTCCACCCACGGCGTGCTCCGTCTGCGCATCGTCCTCGACGGCGAACGCGTGCAGCACGCCGAACCGGTCGTCGGCTACATGCACCGGGGCGCGGAGAAGCTGTTCGAGGCCCGCGACTACCGGCAGATCGTGATGCTCGCCAACCGCCACGACTGGCTGTCGGCGTTCTCCAACGAGCTGGGCGTCGTGATGGCCGTGGAGCGGATGCTCGGCATGGAGGTCCCCGAACGCGCGGTCTGGACCCGCACCCTGCTCGCCGAGCTGAACCGGGTCCTGAACCACCTGATGTTCCTCGGCTCGTACCCGCTCGAACTCGGCGGCATCACCCCGGTGTTCCACGCGTTCCGGGAGCGCGAGGACCTCCAGGCCGTGATGGAGGAGATCTCCGGCGGCCGGATGCACTACATGTTCAACCGCGTCGGCGGCCTCAAGGAGGACCTCCCGGCGGGGTGGACCGGCCGGGTGCGGGACGCCGTCGCCGCAGCCCGGTCCCGGATGGACGTGTACGACGACCTGGTGCTCGGCAACGAGATCTTCCGGGGCCGCACCCGCGGCGTGGGGGTGCTGTCCGCCGACGCGGTGCACGCGTACGGGGTGTCCGGGCCGATCGCCCGCGCCTCGGGCGTCGACTTCGACCTGCGGCGCGACGAGCCGTACCTCGCGTACGGGGAGCTGCGGGACACCCTGAAGGTGGTCACCCGCGACGCGGGCGACTGCCTGGCCCGCTTCGAGTGCCTGCTGGAGCAGACGCACAACTCCCTGGACCTGGCGGACGCCTGCCTGGACCGGCTGGCGGACCTGCCGCCCGGTCCGGTCAACCAGCGGCTGCCCAAGGTGCTGAAGGCCCCCGAGGGCCACACCTACGCCTGGACCGAGAACCCGCTCGGCATCAACGGCTACTACCTGGTGTCCAAGGGCGAGAAGACCCCGTACCGGCTGAAGCTCCGCTCCGCCTCGTACAACAACATCCAGGCGCTCACCGAGCTGCTGCCGGGCACGCTGGTCGCCGACATGGTGGCGATCCTGGGCTCGCTCTTCTTCGTCGTCGGCGACATCGACAAGTAA
- a CDS encoding beta-eliminating lyase-related protein encodes MTETDEQARQRREQGPEQGPEEGRERSPEQGRDQGTEPETGQDPEDAQRLRRLTAWRTAERSLARLSSDLPLGERLAGLAAGAGTVTALDRSTDFYGDGVVADLEERVAGLLGTEAAAFFPTGTMAQQVALRCWAGRTGNSAVALHPLAHPEVHERGALEALSGLRTVHPTHEPRLPTAQEVRDFAEPFGTLMLELPLRDAGFVLPTWDELEDVVAAARERDAVVHFDGARLWECAPHFGRELPEIAALADSVYVSFYKTLGGISGAALAGTASLVEEARTWRHRYGGQVFQQFPAAIAALIGLDQELPRLPSYVTQARTVAGALAEGFAAAGVGWFRVHPEPPHTHQFQVWLPYGAEALTEAAVRQAEETGVSLFRAWYPAPSGPPGLSFTEVTVRQAGLEWTTGDVREAVGEFVKRLV; translated from the coding sequence ATGACCGAGACGGACGAGCAGGCACGGCAGCGGCGGGAGCAGGGGCCGGAACAGGGGCCCGAAGAGGGACGGGAGCGGAGTCCGGAGCAGGGGCGGGACCAGGGGACGGAGCCGGAGACCGGACAGGACCCGGAGGACGCCCAGCGGCTGCGCAGGCTGACCGCCTGGCGGACGGCCGAGCGGTCCCTGGCCCGGCTCTCCTCGGACCTTCCGCTCGGTGAGCGGCTGGCCGGGCTGGCGGCCGGGGCCGGTACGGTCACCGCGCTCGACCGGTCCACGGACTTCTACGGCGACGGCGTCGTCGCCGACCTGGAGGAGCGGGTCGCCGGCCTGCTGGGCACGGAGGCCGCCGCGTTCTTCCCGACCGGGACGATGGCGCAGCAGGTCGCGCTGCGCTGCTGGGCGGGGCGGACCGGCAACTCCGCGGTGGCGCTGCACCCGCTCGCCCACCCCGAGGTGCACGAGCGCGGGGCGCTGGAGGCGCTGAGCGGGCTGCGCACCGTCCACCCGACGCACGAGCCCCGGCTGCCCACGGCGCAGGAGGTCCGCGACTTCGCCGAGCCGTTCGGCACCCTGATGCTGGAGCTGCCGTTGCGCGACGCCGGTTTCGTGCTGCCCACCTGGGACGAGCTGGAGGACGTGGTGGCGGCCGCGCGGGAGCGGGACGCGGTGGTGCACTTCGACGGCGCGCGGCTGTGGGAGTGCGCCCCCCACTTCGGGCGGGAGCTGCCGGAGATCGCGGCGCTCGCGGACAGCGTGTACGTGTCGTTCTACAAGACCCTCGGCGGGATCTCCGGGGCCGCGCTGGCCGGTACCGCCTCCCTGGTCGAGGAGGCCCGCACCTGGCGCCACCGGTACGGCGGCCAGGTCTTCCAGCAGTTCCCGGCGGCGATCGCCGCGCTGATCGGGCTGGACCAGGAGCTTCCGCGCCTGCCGTCGTACGTGACGCAGGCGCGGACGGTGGCCGGGGCGCTGGCCGAGGGCTTCGCGGCGGCCGGCGTCGGATGGTTCCGGGTGCATCCGGAGCCGCCGCACACGCACCAGTTCCAGGTGTGGCTGCCGTACGGGGCCGAGGCCCTGACGGAGGCGGCGGTACGGCAGGCGGAGGAGACGGGCGTCTCGCTCTTCCGCGCGTGGTACCCCGCGCCCTCCGGCCCGCCCGGCCTGTCCTTCACCGAGGTCACGGTGCGGCAGGCGGGGCTGGAGTGGACGACGGGGGACGTGCGGGAGGCGGTGGGGGAGTTCGTGAAGCGGCTGGTCTAG